The Oryzias melastigma strain HK-1 linkage group LG3, ASM292280v2, whole genome shotgun sequence genome contains a region encoding:
- the LOC112160382 gene encoding microfibril-associated glycoprotein 4, translated as MQSAGLLSVLVLVPQLVGGLPGVPPVDCSDIYEQDNSRPSGVYTVYPVEDTYGVQVFCDMDSLGGQWMVFQRRMDGSLNFYRPWDYYRTGFGSADGEIWLGLENLFQLCLRKKYELLVDMEDFEGNKAYARYSSFSVGPETEGYKLEVKGFTDGGAGDSLSYHNGNKFSTFDKDQDKLASNCAKSYLGAFWYGDCHYTNPNGVYRWGRDGALRAIGVEWHRWKGYDYSLKTISFKIRPVK; from the exons atgcagAGTGCTGGTCTGCTGTCAGTCCTGGTCCTGGTTCCTCAGCTGGTCGGCGGTCTTCCTGGGGTTCCTCCTGTGGACTGCAGTGATATCTACGAGCAGGACAACAGCAGACCCAGTGGAGTTTACACCGTCTATCCTGTAGAAGACACATATGGTGTCCAG GTGTTCTGTGACATGGATTCCCTCGGAGGACAGTGGATG GTCTTCCAGAGGAGGATGGACGGTTCTTTGAACTTCTACAGACCCTGGGATTATTACAGGACGGGTTTTGGTTCTGCTGATGGAGAGATCTGGCTCG GTCTGGAGAATCTCTTCCAGCTCTGTTTGAGGAAGAAATACGAGCTGCTGGTCGACATGGAAGACTTTGAAGGAAACAAGGCGTACGCTCGCTACTCCTCCTTCTCTGTTGGTCCAGAGACTGAAGGATACAAACTGGAGGTGAAGGGATTCACCGATGGAGGAGCAG GAGACTCTCTAAGTTACCACAATGGAAATAAATTCTCCACCTTTGACAAAGACCAGGACAAGTTAGCTAGCAACTGTGCTAAATCCTATTTAGGGGCGTTCTGGTATGGAGATTGTCACTACACAAACCCGAACGGCGTTTATCGTTGGGGGAGGGATGGCGCCCTTCGTGCGATTGGAGTGGAGTGGCACAGATGGAAGGGTTATGACTATTCTCTGAAGACCATCAGCTTCAAGATCCGTCCTGTGAAATAA